One window of the Mixophyes fleayi isolate aMixFle1 chromosome 6, aMixFle1.hap1, whole genome shotgun sequence genome contains the following:
- the RBM12 gene encoding RNA-binding protein 12 yields MAVVIRLQGLPIVAGTMDIRHFFSGLTIPDGGVHIVGGEQGEAFIVFATDEDARLGMMRTGGTIKGSKVSLLLSSKTEMQNMIELSRRRFETANIDIPPANSNRPGPPPNPTMSSSSVMSRVSLPTTVPNFSSPPTSTVSTVTSVMDSSKNVPTFSTANIGNAPPNLGAAFCNPSFSSTMPSVTPQLPTVPPPPIPPMPTIQTLPPMPSIPPMPVPPPVTTLPPVPPVPPIPPVPPVPPMTPLPPMSGMPPMNPPPVGPLPAGINGSGSQMNNSMNPLFLGPVNPMPLNSQNTMKPPPPLNHDDPYVSLHGLPHPVSDGDIKEFLHGLRVDGVLILKDPMGRPTGSALVKLLTPHDTFEALKRNRMLMGQRFVEVTPATERQWVVSGGHMVKHNLGHHGPPYMMQQSLARSKSPNTQPRARSRSPHEHGFCIYLKGLPYEAENKHVIDFFKKLDIVEDSIYIAYGPNGKANGEGFLELRNEVDYKTALNRHKQYMGNRFIQVHPITKSQMLEKIDLIRKKMQGFNYIDHKDSSLDMELEKHSPRLWGHLSNLPYNISRRDVFQFFHLEGVAVDESSVHVLTDNNGQGLGQALVQYRSEDDARKSERLNRKKLNGRDAFLRVVNNEERKEIENNPPIPGRKGFKMQNYGNSPSEGIRSSGDEFSFMSSNMKENNAQNFPFPGKFSGPNNTFAPPVPPQAMGSGFVDPRPPPPGTNVQNSPIDSPGFGSGPNNFNAPPSGFGNGPPPFGNGPSNANAPPSFNPAPPNIASGPGVLSAPPGFGPGNLQIGGPPGFGTGSGKASPTVIRVQNMPFTVSVDEILDFFYGYQLIPGSVCLKFSEKGMPTGEAMVAFESRDEAMAAVVDLNDRPIGSRKVKLVLG; encoded by the coding sequence ATGGCTGTGGTCATCCGCTTACAAGGTCTGCCCATAGTGGCTGGGACCATGGACATTCGGCACTTCTTCTCTGGACTGACCATTCCTGATGGTGGCGTGCATATTGTAGGGGGTGAACAGGGTGAGGCTTTCATCGTTTTTGCCACCGATGAAGATGCACGACTTGGTATGATGCGCACAGGGGGTACAATCAAAGGGTCAAAGGTCTCACTATTGCTAAGCAGTAAGACTGAAATGCAGAACATGATTGAACTTAGTCGTAGGCGTTTTGAAACTGCAAACATTGATATTCCACCTGCAAATTCTAATCGCCCGGGGCCACCACCAAATCCAACGATGAGCAGTAGCTCTGTGATGAGTCGGGTCAGTTTGCCAACAACTGTACCTAACTTTAGCAGCCCTCCTACTAGCACAGTCTCTACAGTCACCTCTGTAATGGATAGCAGTAAGAATGTCCCAACTTTTTCTACAGCCAATATTGGAAATGCTCCACCAAATCTAGGTGCAGCCTTCTGCAATCCATCCTTTTCTTCTACTATGCCCAGTGTTACCCCACAGCTGCCTACCGTACCTCCACCTCCAATTCCACCAATGCCAACAATACAAACACTACCACCCATGCCATCTATACCCCCTATGCCTGTACCACCTCCTGTTACTACATTGCCTCCCGTACCACCAGTTCCTCCAATACCCCCTGTTCCTCCAGTGCCACCAATGACTCCTCTTCCTCCAATGTCTGGAATGCCACCCATGAACCCACCACCTGTAGGGCCCTTGCCTGCAGGGATAAATGGATCTGGGTCACAAATGAACAATAGTATGAACCCACTGTTTCTTGGCCCTGTAAATCCAATGCCATTAAACTCTCAAAATACAATGAAACCACCACCTCCTCTTAACCATGATGATCCATATGTGTCCCTTCATGGGTTGCCTCATCCTGTGTCAGATGGTGACATTAAGGAGTTTCTTCATGGTTTACGTGTAGATGGTGTGCTTATTTTAAAAGATCCCATGGGTCGCCCCACGGGTAGTGCACTAGTAAAGCTTCTTACCCCCCATGACACATTTGAAGCCTTGAAACGGAATAGAATGCTGATGGGACAGAGATTTGTAGAAGTCACCCCGGCAACTGAAAGACAGTGGGTTGTGTCTGGTGGACACATGGTAAAACACAACTTAGGGCACCATGGGCCCCCTTATATGATGCAGCAGTCGCTGGCTAGGTCCAAATCTCCCAACACACAGCCACGTGCTAGGTCCAGATCACCACATGAACATGGTTTCTGCATTTATTTGAAAGGGCTTCCCTATGAGGCAGAAAACAAACATGTCATAGATTTCTTTAAAAAGTTGGACATTGTTGAAGACAGCATCTACATAGCTTATGGACCCAATGGAAAAGCAAATGGTGAAGGTTTTCTGGAATTAAGAAATGAGGTAGATTATAAAACTGCGTTGAACAGACATAAGCAATATATGGGTAATCGTTTTATCCAAGTTCACCCTATCACTAAGAGTCAAATGTTAGAAAAGATAGACCTGATTAGAAAGAAAATGCAGGGTTTCAATTACATTGATCACAAAGATTCATCACTAGACATGGAGCTAGAAAAGCATTCACCAAGACTCTGGGGACATCTCTCAAATTTGCCATATAACATATCTAGAAGAGATGTATTTCAGTTCTTTCATTTAGAAGGTGTTGCAGTTGATGAGAGCAGTGTGCACGTTTTGACAGATAACAATGGACAAGGCTTAGGACAGGCACTTGTTCAGTATAGGAGTGAAGATGATGCTCGTAAATCAGAGCGCCTAAACCGCAAAAAGCTGAATGGCAGAGATGCTTTTTTGCGTGTAGTGAATAATGAAGAGAGAAAAGAAATTGAGAACAATCCTCCCATACCTGGTAGGAAAGGTTTCAAAATGCAAAATTATGGAAATTCCCCATCAGAAGGAATTCgatccagtggggatgaattttCCTTCATGAGTAGTAATATGAAAGAAAACAATGCTCAAAACTTCCCTTTCCCTGGTAAATTCAGTGGACCAAATAATACCTTTGCACCCCCTGTTCCACCACAAGCAATGGGGAGTGGATTTGTAGACCCCAGACCTCCACCACCTGGAACAAATGTACAAAATTCACCAATTGATTCACCAGGATTTGGGAGTGGTCCCAATAATTTTAATGCCCCTCCCTCTGGTTTTGGAAATGGGCCTCCACCTTTTGGAAATGGACCATCAAATGCAAATGCACCCCCTAGCTTTAACCCTGCCCCACCAAACATAGCAAGTGGTCCTGGTGTTTTAAGTGCTCCTCCAGGGTTTGGGCCAGGAAATCTGCAAATTGGTGGACCTCCAGGTTTTGGCACTGGGTCTGGGAAAGCAAGTCCAACTGTAATTAGGGTTCAGAATATGCCTTTTACAGTTTCTGTAGATGAAATATTAGATTTCTTTTATGGCTATCAGTTGATTCCTGGTTCTGTGTGCTTAAAGTTTAGTGAAAAGGGTATGCCTACAGGGGAAGCCATGGTTGCATTTGAGTCCCGTGATGAGGCAATGGCAGCTGTGGTTGATTTAAATGACCGACCAATAGGCTCCAGGAAAGTTAAGCTTGTTTTAGGTTAG